From Rhodamnia argentea isolate NSW1041297 chromosome 10, ASM2092103v1, whole genome shotgun sequence, a single genomic window includes:
- the LOC115742266 gene encoding ribosome-binding factor PSRP1, chloroplastic isoform X2 has protein sequence MATLFSSSLQTALHGPPLSPSSPLSASAASPLLSVARTRVPGLSSSRSSLFTSHFSSIISDFSARTARSKCRGPLVVCMSWDGPLSSVKLIIQGKNLELNSSVKSYVEEKVGKAVQKHSHLVREVDVRLSIRGGEFGKGPKVRRCEVTLFTKRHGVVRAEEEAESLYGSIDMVSSIIQRKLRKIKEKESDHGRHMKGFDRLKVREPVAVPPVVEDDVEDVPQREDGNFDEIVRTKYFEMPPLTVSEAIEQLENVDHDFYGFRNEETGEINILYKRKDGGYGLIVPKGNGKAQKFDPVVIEAAKERSFAE, from the exons ATGGCCACCCTCTTCTCGTCGTCTCTGCAAACGGCCTTGCACGGTCCGCCCCTATCGCCGTCGTCCCCGTTGTCGGCGTCGGCAGCGTCT CCGCTCTTGTCGGTGGCGAGGACCCGGGTTCCGGGCCTGTCGTCGAGTAGATCCTCATTGTTTACCAGCCATTTCAGTAGCATTATCAGTGATTTCAGCGCGAGAACCGCGAGGAGCAAATGCCGCGGGCCGCTGGTCGTGTGCATGTCCTGGGATGGACCGCTCTCTTCCGTCAAATTGATCATCCAAGGCAAAAATCTGGAG CTGAACAGTTCAGTGAAGTCTTATGTTGAGGAGAAAGTTGGAAAGGCTGTACAGAAGCACAGCCACCTTGTGCGTGAGGTCGATGTCAGGCTGTCGATACGAGGCGGAGAGTTTGGAAAAGGCCCCAAAGTTCGGAGATGTGAG GTCACATTGTTCACCAAGAGGCATGGCGTGGTTCGAGCTGAGGAAGAGGCGGAGTCGCTTTATGGAAGTATTGATATGGTGTCATCAATAATACAAAGGAAGTTGAGAAAGATCAAGGAGAAGGAGTCTGATCATGGCAGGCACATGAAGGGATTTGATAGACTCAAAGTTAGAGAACCAGTGGCTGTGCCGCCAGTTGTGGAAGATGATGTTGAGGATGTTCCTCAACGAGAAGATGGGAACTTTGATGAG ATTGTCAGGACCAAGTACTTTGAAATGCCACCTTTAACGGTATCTGAAGCAATTGAGCAACTGGAAAATGTCGATCATGATTTCTATGGGTTCCGGAACGAAGAAACCG GTGAGATCAACATTTTGTACAAGAGAAAAGATGGGGGATATGGTCTGATAGTACCGAAAGGAAACGGCAAAGCACAGAAATTTGATCCTGTGGTCATAGAAGCAGCCAAAGAGCGGTCCTTCGCCGAGTGA
- the LOC115742266 gene encoding ribosome-binding factor PSRP1, chloroplastic isoform X3, whose protein sequence is MATLFSSSLQTALHGPPLSPSSPLSASAASPLLSVARTRVPGLSSSRSSLFTSHFSSIISDFSARTARSKCRGPLVVCMSWDGPLSSVKLIIQGKNLELNSSVKSYVEEKVGKAVQKHSHLVREVDVRLSIRGGEFGKGPKVRRCEVTLFTKRHGVVRAEEEAESLYGSIDMVSSIIQRKLRKIKEKESDHGRHMKGFDRLKVREPVAVPPVVEDDVEDVPQREDGNFDEIVRTKYFEMPPLTVSEAIEQLENVDHDFYGFRNEETGEINILYKRKDGGYGLIVPKGNGKAQKFDPVVIEAAKERSFAE, encoded by the exons ATGGCCACCCTCTTCTCGTCGTCTCTGCAAACGGCCTTGCACGGTCCGCCCCTATCGCCGTCGTCCCCGTTGTCGGCGTCGGCAGCGTCTCCA CTCTTGTCGGTGGCGAGGACCCGGGTTCCGGGCCTGTCGTCGAGTAGATCCTCATTGTTTACCAGCCATTTCAGTAGCATTATCAGTGATTTCAGCGCGAGAACCGCGAGGAGCAAATGCCGCGGGCCGCTGGTCGTGTGCATGTCCTGGGATGGACCGCTCTCTTCCGTCAAATTGATCATCCAAGGCAAAAATCTGGAG CTGAACAGTTCAGTGAAGTCTTATGTTGAGGAGAAAGTTGGAAAGGCTGTACAGAAGCACAGCCACCTTGTGCGTGAGGTCGATGTCAGGCTGTCGATACGAGGCGGAGAGTTTGGAAAAGGCCCCAAAGTTCGGAGATGTGAG GTCACATTGTTCACCAAGAGGCATGGCGTGGTTCGAGCTGAGGAAGAGGCGGAGTCGCTTTATGGAAGTATTGATATGGTGTCATCAATAATACAAAGGAAGTTGAGAAAGATCAAGGAGAAGGAGTCTGATCATGGCAGGCACATGAAGGGATTTGATAGACTCAAAGTTAGAGAACCAGTGGCTGTGCCGCCAGTTGTGGAAGATGATGTTGAGGATGTTCCTCAACGAGAAGATGGGAACTTTGATGAG ATTGTCAGGACCAAGTACTTTGAAATGCCACCTTTAACGGTATCTGAAGCAATTGAGCAACTGGAAAATGTCGATCATGATTTCTATGGGTTCCGGAACGAAGAAACCG GTGAGATCAACATTTTGTACAAGAGAAAAGATGGGGGATATGGTCTGATAGTACCGAAAGGAAACGGCAAAGCACAGAAATTTGATCCTGTGGTCATAGAAGCAGCCAAAGAGCGGTCCTTCGCCGAGTGA
- the LOC115742266 gene encoding ribosome-binding factor PSRP1, chloroplastic isoform X1, which translates to MATLFSSSLQTALHGPPLSPSSPLSASAASPSSSPISHLGSPLLSVARTRVPGLSSSRSSLFTSHFSSIISDFSARTARSKCRGPLVVCMSWDGPLSSVKLIIQGKNLELNSSVKSYVEEKVGKAVQKHSHLVREVDVRLSIRGGEFGKGPKVRRCEVTLFTKRHGVVRAEEEAESLYGSIDMVSSIIQRKLRKIKEKESDHGRHMKGFDRLKVREPVAVPPVVEDDVEDVPQREDGNFDEIVRTKYFEMPPLTVSEAIEQLENVDHDFYGFRNEETGEINILYKRKDGGYGLIVPKGNGKAQKFDPVVIEAAKERSFAE; encoded by the exons ATGGCCACCCTCTTCTCGTCGTCTCTGCAAACGGCCTTGCACGGTCCGCCCCTATCGCCGTCGTCCCCGTTGTCGGCGTCGGCAGCGTCTCCATCGTCTTCTCCTATCTCCCACCTCGGCTCGCCGCTCTTGTCGGTGGCGAGGACCCGGGTTCCGGGCCTGTCGTCGAGTAGATCCTCATTGTTTACCAGCCATTTCAGTAGCATTATCAGTGATTTCAGCGCGAGAACCGCGAGGAGCAAATGCCGCGGGCCGCTGGTCGTGTGCATGTCCTGGGATGGACCGCTCTCTTCCGTCAAATTGATCATCCAAGGCAAAAATCTGGAG CTGAACAGTTCAGTGAAGTCTTATGTTGAGGAGAAAGTTGGAAAGGCTGTACAGAAGCACAGCCACCTTGTGCGTGAGGTCGATGTCAGGCTGTCGATACGAGGCGGAGAGTTTGGAAAAGGCCCCAAAGTTCGGAGATGTGAG GTCACATTGTTCACCAAGAGGCATGGCGTGGTTCGAGCTGAGGAAGAGGCGGAGTCGCTTTATGGAAGTATTGATATGGTGTCATCAATAATACAAAGGAAGTTGAGAAAGATCAAGGAGAAGGAGTCTGATCATGGCAGGCACATGAAGGGATTTGATAGACTCAAAGTTAGAGAACCAGTGGCTGTGCCGCCAGTTGTGGAAGATGATGTTGAGGATGTTCCTCAACGAGAAGATGGGAACTTTGATGAG ATTGTCAGGACCAAGTACTTTGAAATGCCACCTTTAACGGTATCTGAAGCAATTGAGCAACTGGAAAATGTCGATCATGATTTCTATGGGTTCCGGAACGAAGAAACCG GTGAGATCAACATTTTGTACAAGAGAAAAGATGGGGGATATGGTCTGATAGTACCGAAAGGAAACGGCAAAGCACAGAAATTTGATCCTGTGGTCATAGAAGCAGCCAAAGAGCGGTCCTTCGCCGAGTGA